One genomic window of Cricetulus griseus strain 17A/GY chromosome 3, alternate assembly CriGri-PICRH-1.0, whole genome shotgun sequence includes the following:
- the LOC100757194 gene encoding olfactory receptor 14A2-like isoform X2 produces the protein MSNVTAITGFILMGFSDIHELETLCGVTFLLTYLLTLMSNFLTITLITLDLKLQSPMYFFLKNLSLLDIFLVSVTIPNFFVHSLTYNNSISTLGCACQVFFMASFGSGEVFVLTVMSYDRYVAVCSPLHYDAIMNNVTCMLMMGASWSTALLLGVMYTAAIFSMPFCGSNVISQIFCDVPSLLRILCSKSFAVIYTSLGIGLFLGMFCFICIVISYFYIFSTVLKIPTTKGQYKAFATCLPHLIVFTVYIATACFAYLKPPSNTTSIIDRFLSMLHTVLPPALNPVIYSLRNTDVHNALKRVLQNFY, from the coding sequence ATGTCCAATGTCACTGCAATAACCGGATTCATCCTTATGGGGTTCTCTGATATCCATGAACTAGAGACTCTATGTGGAGTGACATTTCTGTTAACATACCTGCTGACACTAATGAGTAACTTCCTCACCATCACTCTTATCACCCTGGATCTAAAACTCCAAtcacccatgtacttcttcctcaagAACTTGTCCCTGTTGGACATCTTTCTAGTATCTGTCACAATTCCAAATTTCTTTGTCCATAGTCTAACTTACAACAATTCAATTTCTACTCTTGGATGTGCATGTCAGGTATTTTTTATGGCCTCTTTTGGATCAGGAGAAGTATTTGTCCTGACTGTCAtgtcctatgaccgctatgttgcTGTTTGTAGTCCCCTGCACTATGATGCCATTATGAATAATGTCACCTGCATGCTGATGATGGGTGCATCTTGGAGCACTGCATTACTTCTTGGAGTCATGTATACAGCTGCCATATTTTCCATGCCTTTCTGTGGTTCTAATGTAATCTCACAGATTTTTTGTGATGTTCCCTCATTGCTAAGGATTTTGTGCTCTAAATCATTTGCAGTCATTTACACAAGTCTTGGAATTGGTCTGTTTCTaggtatgttttgttttatttgtattgtgatctcttacttttacattttctccACTGTACTGAAGATTCCTACCACTAAAGGTCAGTACAAAGCATTTGCCACCTGTCTCCCCCATCTCATTGTTTTCACTGTTTACATTGCTACAGCTTGCTTTGCCTACCTGAAACCACCCTCAAACACAACGTCAATTATAGACAGGTTTCTTTCTATGCTGCACACTGTGTTACCTCCAGCACTTAATCCTGTGATTTACAGCCTGAGAAACACTGATGTTCATAATGCTCTGAAAAGGGTACTTCAAAATTTTTACTAA